Part of the Clostridia bacterium genome, ATTTTTTTGTTTTTTAAAATTATATCTTTGTCAAAAACTCTTTCCTCCTTAGGGGAATCGGTAATCATTTCATCGGAAGAGTAGGAGTTTAACCACTCAAAGAATGGTTCCGTCGGTATCCTGATTGTATGATTTATTTTTTTGAAAGGAAAATAACCCTGCTTTACAATCTCATAGGCTTTGCTGCGACTAACCCTTAATATGTCAGCAACTTCCTCTACTGTTAAAGTGGCTTGTTTTTTATACTCTTCAATGCTTTTCTTCATCTTAATTCCCCCTTTTTATTAATGGTATCAATGCCAGTTTCCTTTGCCCCGTTATACAAAAAGTTCTGCCTGGAATTCAATTCTTTATGTTAAATTTTTATACGTACTTATTAGCACAACATAAAAATACTTAGTTTTTCTAGTTATTAACCCAACACATAAACGAATTTTTTCTAGTATTAGAGTAACATAAAAACAAACAGTTTTTTCTCTAATATTAGGATAACAAAAAAATTAAGAAGTTTTTTATTTTAACAAAAATTTTTTAAATTTTTTTGGTTAATTTTTGTAAGAAAAATTTTAACTGTTACATTTCACTATCTAACTGATTAATAAGTAGTGCCAGTCCTGTTTTACATGTTATTTTGTTACAGTTTATATTTGAATGCCTGTTGCAACTTTACTATTACGTGT contains:
- a CDS encoding helix-turn-helix domain-containing protein → MKKSIEEYKKQATLTVEEVADILRVSRSKAYEIVKQGYFPFKKINHTIRIPTEPFFEWLNSYSSDEMITDSPKEERVFDKDIILKNKKIIKEEKVS